DNA from Bordetella genomosp. 13:
AATTGCGGCTGGTGGTCCAGGGCGGACTGCGCATCCTGGAACGCATCGAGCGCGCGCGATACGACGTCTTCATGAACCGCCCCGAACTGGGCGCGCGCGACTGGACCGTCATGTTGTGGCGCGCGCTTGCCACTTAGATGAAACAACCCGCCCGTCCGCCGCGCCCAGGCGCCGGCACATCGGCCCGGATGGACAGGTAACCGCAACGACATGACCCCTGACGAATACTGCCAGGAAAAAGCCGCGAAGAGCGGATCCAGCTTCTACTACGCATTCCTGTTCCTGCCCCCGGAACGGCGGCTCGCCATCACGGCGCTGTACGCGTTCTGCCGCGAGGTCGACGACGTGGTCGACGAGGCCAAGGACGAATCGGTGGCGCGCATCAAGCTGGCCTGGTGGCGCACGCAGGTCGACCAGATGCTGGCCGGCAAGCCGGATCATCCGGTCACGCTGGCGCTGCGGCCGCACCTCGAAAGCTGCGGCATCACGCGCGAGCGGTTGCTGGCCGTGATCGACGGCATGCAGATGGACCTGGACCAGAGCCGTTACCTCGACTGGCCTGGCCTGCGCAAATATTGTTGGCACGTGGCCGGCGTGGTGGGCGAGATGTCGGCCGGCGTGTTCGGCTATACCGATGCGCGCACGCTCGAATATGCGGGCAAGCTGGGCCTGGCGTTTCAACTTACCAACATCATCCGCGACGTGGGCGACGATGCGCGGCGCGGCCGCATCTACCTGCCCGTCGACGAACTGCAGCAGTTCGAGGTGAAGGCGGCGGACATCCTCAACGGCGTGTATTCCGAGCGCTTCACCGCGCTGATGCGCTTCCAGGCCGACCGTGCGCGCCAGCTTTACCGCGAGGCCATGAGCGCGCTGCCCGAGGCCGATCGCCGCGCGCAGCGGCCCGGCCTGATGATGGCGGCCATCTACTACGCCCTGCTGGACGAGATCGAGCGCGACGATTGGCAGGTGCTGCACCAACGCATTTCACTGACGCCGCTGCGCAAGCTGATGCTGGCGTGGAAGACCTGGGTGGGCGGAGGCCGCGGCCTGGTGCGCCGCCTGTCGGCATGAAGGCCGCGGTCATCGGCGCCGGCTGGGCCGGCCTGGCCGCCGCCACGGCGCTGCGCGAGCTCGGCGCCAAGGTCACGGTGTTCGAGGCGGGCCGCACCCCCGGCGGGCGCGCGCGCCGCGTGGTGCATCCCGAGTTCGGCGACCTGCTCGACAACGGCCAGCACATCCTGCTGGGCGCCTACACGCAGACGCTGGCGCTGATGCGCCGGCTCGGCCGCAACCCCAATGCGCTGCTGATGCGTCGGCCGCTGCGGCTGGCCAGCCTGGACGGCTCGTTCCGCCTGTCGGCCGCGCGACTGCCGGCGCCCTGGCATGCCGCGCTGGCCCTGCTGACCGCCCGCGGCCCCGGCTGGTCCGAACGCATGGCCGCCATGCGCATGATGGCGGCGCTGCGACGCGACGACTGGCAGGTGCCGGCCGCCTGGACCGTGGCGCAGCTGCTCGACCAGCATGCGCAGCCCAGCCGCCTGACCCGCCAGCTATGGGAACCCTTGTGCCTGGCGGCGCTGAATACGCCGCCCGCGCAGGCCAGCGCCATGCTGTTCGTGCGCGTGCTGAAGGACAGCCTGGCGGGCGGACTGCGCGACAGCGACATCCTGCTGCCCTGCGTGGATCTGTCGGCCCTGTGGCCGGACGCCGCCGCGCGCATGGTGACGATGCGCTACGGCAGCACCGTGCGCCAATTGCAGCCGACGGATCGCTGGGTGGACGTCAATGGCGAACGCTTCGATTCGGCCGTGCTGGCCGTGCCTCCGTCCGTGGCCGCGCGGCTGCTGGGCAACGCGCTGCGCGACAACGGATCGCAGGGATTGCTCAAAGCGCTGCAGGCGTTCGACTACATGCCCATCGCCACGCTGAACCTGCGGCTGGCCCAGCCGTGGCCGTTGCCCGAACCCATGATGATGCTGCGCGAGGACGCCGCCCGCGGCCATGCGGGCCAATGGCTGTTCGACCGTTCGCGCCTGACGGGACGGACCGGCGGCGCGGAGCTGGCCGTGGTGGTCAGCGCGGCCGCGGGCCTGGCCGACGACGAGCGCGACACGATCATCGCCAGCCTGGTCGAACAGGTGCGCGACCAGGCGTCGCGCCATCCCGCCGGCCTTCCGCCCATGC
Protein-coding regions in this window:
- the hpnE gene encoding hydroxysqualene dehydroxylase HpnE codes for the protein MKAAVIGAGWAGLAAATALRELGAKVTVFEAGRTPGGRARRVVHPEFGDLLDNGQHILLGAYTQTLALMRRLGRNPNALLMRRPLRLASLDGSFRLSAARLPAPWHAALALLTARGPGWSERMAAMRMMAALRRDDWQVPAAWTVAQLLDQHAQPSRLTRQLWEPLCLAALNTPPAQASAMLFVRVLKDSLAGGLRDSDILLPCVDLSALWPDAAARMVTMRYGSTVRQLQPTDRWVDVNGERFDSAVLAVPPSVAARLLGNALRDNGSQGLLKALQAFDYMPIATLNLRLAQPWPLPEPMMMLREDAARGHAGQWLFDRSRLTGRTGGAELAVVVSAAAGLADDERDTIIASLVEQVRDQASRHPAGLPPMPAVELAELFIEKRATFSAVPHRARPLNHTPWRTLALAGDWTDTGYPGVLEGAVRSGLQAARVLQAGAAGGPTSHV
- the hpnD gene encoding presqualene diphosphate synthase HpnD, translated to MTPDEYCQEKAAKSGSSFYYAFLFLPPERRLAITALYAFCREVDDVVDEAKDESVARIKLAWWRTQVDQMLAGKPDHPVTLALRPHLESCGITRERLLAVIDGMQMDLDQSRYLDWPGLRKYCWHVAGVVGEMSAGVFGYTDARTLEYAGKLGLAFQLTNIIRDVGDDARRGRIYLPVDELQQFEVKAADILNGVYSERFTALMRFQADRARQLYREAMSALPEADRRAQRPGLMMAAIYYALLDEIERDDWQVLHQRISLTPLRKLMLAWKTWVGGGRGLVRRLSA